The genomic stretch TTTTATTTGATATGTCGTGGTTTGTAAGCTTGAGAGGTATTGGTGTAAGCCTCCAGCTTGGCGTTATGGCCACAGGGATTGCTTATTTTCTATTTGCCAAAGGGCTTGCACACGTTTCATCTTCAACCGCAGTTACTCTAGCGTTAGCAGAGCCGCTAACTGCAACGATGCTTGGCGTTTTAGTTGTAGGAGAAAAGCTGACGATGGCGTCTTGGAGCGGAATTAGCTTGTTGTTAATAGGAATTGGCATCCTGATTTGGTCAACACGTGATGTAAGCAGAAAATCTGAAATGGTCACAATCGAAAAATAATAAAAAGGTGGTTCAAGCTAAATGGCAAACATTGAAGACTTTTTAAAATTAGATTTACGCGTTGGTACAATTCTTGACGCCAAACCGTTTCCAGAGGCCAAAAAGCCGGCGATTAAGCTTGAAGTTGATTTTGGAGAAGAGATCGGAGTGAAGCAGTCATCTGCGCAAATTACGCATCGCTATAAGCCAACTGAGCTTCTGAATCGTCAGGTCGTCGCGGTTGTAAACTTTCCGCCAATGCGAATTGCAGGATTTAAATCAGAAGTGCTCGTTTTAGGTGGCGTTCCAGGAGAAGGAGACGTGGTGCTGCTACAGCCGGATGAAAAGTTGCCAAATGGAACGAAGATTTCATGAATAAGAAAAGACAAGCTGAAGGTAGCTTGTCTTTTTACAGCTTTCTTTTATGGCTTAACGAGCTGCATCAATAGCGGTCGCTCATATAGATTTGAATCAATTATGTCAAAGCCGACGAAGTCTTGATAATCAGCGTCTGCAAAGCAAAATTTAATTCCGTTAAAAACAAATGTTGCATGAACCTCTTGAGATGATAGGCAAAATGAGAACATCTCATCATGCATTGTATAGATATGCTCAGCACCAGAAAGTGGCGCTATCTTCTCTGCAAGCATTCCAAAAAGCTCAATGCCAACAATTCGGCCCTCACTATCAATATCAAGCAGTAAACTAGGATTTACTTCTAATTCTTCCGTTTCTTGAATTTGATAAGAAGCCGAAGCGGGGAAGAGATAAAGGTAAGCTAACTTTGCGTCAGTATCATATGTAATTCTAGCGTCCATGTCTATTTCTCCCATCTATTCTCTGTGTTTATTATTGGTATAAAGATCGGCTGATGAAACTCACTCAACAAATTGATGATATGGATAATACGTCTTGCCTTTCAGCTCAATTTTAGGAGCATCTGGGTATTTATTTAGTAGCTCCTGCATTTCTTCTTCCGTTAAGCTAAAGTGATAGTGAAGATCACGCTCCTTAATTAAATAAAGGTAGGTTGTTTTCTCTTTTGGTTTACCAAAATTTTTCAAACCATCTCCAATAAAGTAACCAAGAGCAGCTAGTCCTATTGCAAACCAAAAAAAGCTGATATCCATGATTTTTAACCTCCTAAAAATTTATCGACACTTTCTGTACTCTGAATATAATCCAGTTTAATATAAACGGCCTCTTTTTGTATGTTTCTTTTTTCTATCTACCTTTTTCTTTGTAAGTCCACAAGTGGTATAGTATCCAAAATAAGAGGGGAACGAGCATAACATACTGAAGTTGACTCAATGGCAAATAAAATAATAGAAGAGCTCCAATTAGTAAAAAGGTGGGTACAAGGATAGCATACTTCTTCCAGTTCATTTTCTCATCCTCTCAGCTATCATTATTAAAAATCTTTTATCAATAGAAGTAGTCCAATGGTGTATAAACAACCGCTAATTAGCCATTTTACGCTTAGCGGAAGTTTTACGTTTTCAAACTTCACGGCAATGTAATAAATCATGAGGACTCCTGTGAGGTAGACCCAATTTATTTTCCATTGGTCAGGGAGCAGATTAAAACTAATCCAGCCAATCCCTAAACCAAACACGTCTCGGAGGTAAGGCGACGTTCTCTTAATTTTATATGTTTCTTTTCGTTTAGGTACATGACTCTCTTTCATATGTTTCTCCTACCTTTTCTCGACCTTAAAATACATATAGGCAAAGAATAAAAATAAACACAGAGTAGTAGGGAAAATTATATATGAATCAACTACTGCACTGATGATAGGCTGTAAAAAAATGTTATACAATATATAGATTATGCCTGTAAAAGCAATAAGCAATTGGTAAGTTATTTTACGACTGAACACGTATAAGACCACCTTTACATATCTTTAATACAACACTATTATAACATTAAATACCTTTTATATTAAAATATGGTAATATTATTTTCGTGAAAAGGAGGAAGAATGATGTATTCACCACAAGAAGCTTTGCTTTCTAGTTCCATCTATTTTATGTTCATGGCTTTTTCATTTATTATTAGTTTTTTAATAGGCAGATATATAATCTTAAGAACAAATCGAACAATAGGAGAAGCTCAGGGAGTGTCTTTATTTAGCCATTTTTTATTGTTTTTAATGAACGTGGGAGCCTGGTGGTTTCCACATGCTTTTTATAGCTTGCTGATTTTTGAATTCTTCTTTACTACCTTTATCAGTATCGTAGTTTTTATTGTCAGTGAGTTAGTTCTTTATATTTGGCTAAAAACGATTTATAGAAAGGTCATACATAAAGGAGAAGCTTTTAAAAAATGACTTTTCAAACGTATTAAAACATATATAATAGCTAAGAAAATAGTAAATTAAAAAGGAACGAAACGATGATTGAGATATTTTGGTATATTTATTTAGGGATTTTAGGAACTGCGCTAGTTGGCTTTTTAATTCAAGGAAAAAAGACTGTTGCGTACGTAACCGATTTTCTTATTTCAATTGTGACATGGCTTGGGCTGTTTGGATATGTCACAGGAACTGATTTATTCACGCCTCTTATTTGGAAGATGGTTTTCGTTGGAGGGTTGACTTGGGACATTACGTTTACCTTCGTTAAAGGTATAAAGCACGAGGAACTTGAAGAGTTATCCACTCCTGTACAAGCAGCACTATTTATTGGAACAGGAATTATCACGATAGGTCCGCTTTACTACGGATTGTTTCAGTATGCCTTTTAAAACGCAGAGTAAGAGAAAAAAGAGTTGAGGTTCATTTCAACTCTTTTTTTATTGCTATAAAAGCTCTTTTTCCTCTAGATATTCTTTCAATACGCGAAGTCCAACTTGCAGCTCTTCCAGCGAATTAGTGGAAGAAAGAGCGACGCGCAGGTATTTATTAGGCGTAGTCTGTCCACTTAAGAAACGATCGGAGTGATAAATACGAATTCCACGCTCGTGAAGATCTGCTTCAAGCTGAAGTGCATTATGATAAGGGTTAATTGACAGCCAGCGGAAAAAGCTCAGCGGATGCTCGTAGTGTTTGCGAGCTGGAAAGTATTCAAAATAAAGATCGTTGGCTTCTTGAACAAGCTGTTTTTTCTTCGAGATAATGTCATGAGCTTTTCCAGATAAGATAAGCTCCGTCACGATTTCAGCGTTTAAGGATGACGTTTTGACGTTGATATTAAAAATAGCGCGCAAAATCTTCTCTTTAAAACGCTCACCGTATACCATATAAGCAACGCGAAGGCCTGAGTAAAGCGCTTTTGAAGTGCTGCAGATGTACACGGTTTGTTCAGGAAGTAAGTTAAACATGGGCTGTTTATAATCGGTGACTACTCCTGCTGTGAAAAAAGCGTAGATATCATCTTCAATGATAATTAAATCATGTTTTTTGATAACGGATGCCAGTGCTTTTTTACGATGGTCTGTCATCATCACGGTCGTTGGGTTACAGCACGAAGGCATGAGAAATACGCCGTGAATAGAGGTGTGGCTACATTGTTTTTCAAGTTCTGCTGGAGACATTCCGCATTCATCACCAGCAATAGGAACAAGCTGAATATGATACATCTTGGCAATTTCAATAAAGTTTGAGTACGTATATAAATCCGTAGCTATTTTTTGACCAGGCTCAAACAAGGCGGTTAAGCTGATGGCCAGCGCATTTTGAGCGCCAGATACGATGGAAACCTGTTCGGGGGAAGCGTTCACGCCGAGGTTTTCCATCCAGTTCACGGCGGCCATCTTCTGATGGGGAATTCCAGTAGGATCGTTGTAGTTTAAAAGCTGGTCGAAGTAGCGCTTTTCCATTACGGTTGAGAGCACTTCCTTTAAATAAGGGCTCGTTCGTTCAAATGAAGCTACAAATCCAAGATCAATGTTGCACGTGAGCCTATCTGCTGAAATCGTAATAGAGCGAGTGGCGTTTGGAGAAATGAACGTACCGCTTCCCGTTACGGCATAAATCAGGCCTTTCATTTCACAAATTTTATAAGCTCTTGTAATCGTTGTGAAGTTTAGATCAAGAAAATCAGCTAGCTCACGCTGTGGAGGTAGCTTTGTTCCTGGAGCTAAAAAGCCGTTGGTGATATCTTCTTCGAGTAAGTGAGCTAAGGATTGGTAGTAAGGACGCTTTAACGACGAGCGATCAGGCTTCCATGACATGGGATAATGTTCAAATGAGTTTACAGGCATGACGCCACCTCCAGTTCAGACGTTTGGTAATTCTTATTTTAGTATAGCCCAAACCATCGTGCCGGAGAGAATTGTAATCCATACAATTCTTTTATTTTTTGTATGGATTGGGTGTGTTAAAACTAAAATAAGTTACTCAAGCAAGGATGTGAAATCAATGAGCCATCAAGAAAAAATACGCGCACTTCGCGCAGCATTCCCGCACACTCTGCCGATTTTTGCAGGCTTTTTGTTTTTAGGAGGGGCGTACGGCATCTATATGAACTCCCTAGGGTTTCATCCCATATATCCAATTCTCATGAGTTTATTTATCTTCGCAGGATCAATGGAGTTTGTTGCAGGGGGGCTGTTGCTGGCGACGTTTAATCCAGTCAGTGCATTAGTACTTACGCTTATGGTTAATGCTAGACACTTATTTTATGGGCTTTCTCTATTAGAAAAATACAGCGGCGTTGGGAGAAAGAAAGGCTACTTAATCTATGGTCTTTGCGACGAATCATTCTCCATCAGTCAGGCAACGGATGTACCTAAAGGAATTGATAAAGGCTGGTTTTTCTTTTTTATTACGCTGTTGAATCACTGCTACTGGGTACTCGGCTCAGCACTTGGCAGTATCTTTGGCTCGTTTATTACGTTCAGCACGGAAGGAATTGAATTCGTCATGACCGCGCTGTTTGTCGTCATTTTTATGGAGCAATGGAAAAAAGGCAAGCAGTACCACAGCGCACTGATCGGAATTGGTTTTTCGAGCGTAAGCCTGTTTGTTTTTGGCCCAAATAGCTTTATTATTCCAGCTATGATTTTGATACTAGCGGTATTAACGCTCATTCGCAAGCCTGTTCAAAAAGCAGAGGTGACAATGTAATATGACTATTACCCAGCAAGTTATCATGATTATAATGGTTGTTCTCGGAACGATGATTACGCGCTTTTTACCATTTTTACTTTTTCCAGCCAATAAGCCAACCCCTAAGTATGTTCAGTATCTCGGAGTTGTTCTACCGGCAGCGGTCATCGGATTGTTGGTTGTGTATTCGTTAAAGGATATCAGCTTTATTTCAGGAAGTCATGGGTTACCTGAAATGCTAGCAGTTGGCTTTGTGGTACTGCTTCATGCATGGAGAGGAAGCATGCTGCTTTCGATTGGAGGAGGAACGCTTTTATATATGGGATTGATTCAGCTGGTGTTTTGAAAGGCGCCAGTTTTGTGTCATTTTTTTGATATGAGGCTCCACTTTTTGTTCATTATGGTAGAGATAAATAAAAAGATAAATTAATTAATAGTTCAGCATTTTTGTGCGCTGTCGTAGAATAGAGAAAAGCAACTATTACAAACAATGGAGAAAGAATATGAACCATAAATTTGAAAAGCTATTTAACTTTCGAGATGTTGGCGGAGTGATGACAGAGAATGGCGAAAAGCTTAAAGAAGGAGTTTTGTTTCGCTCAGAAGATCTATCAAAGCTAACGAAACAAGATATTGAGACCTTTCGTCAGCTGAATATTAAAGCACTTTGTGATTTAAGAATGCCATCTGAACAAAAATCAAAGGTTAGTCGAGTGGGACCAGGCCCTGGTATGGAGCTATTATCGGTATCTATCCATGACAAGAGCCAAGAGTTTACCCATCTTGAGTTTTTTAAGTTTCTTGTGAGCAAGTCGACTAGCGTTGATTTCGAAAAAATCATGAGAGATATGTATGAGCACATGGCTTTTGGCTGTCATGACGAAATAAAAGAAATTATTTGCTTCTTATCTCATACAAGTCGGATACCTGCTCTTATTCATTGTACGGGTGGTAAGGATCGAACCGGGTTTATTGCGGCTATTATTCAACTATATTTGGGCGTTTCATATGAAACAGTAATAGCTGAATACTTAAAGTCAAATGAGTTAATTGCAGAAAAAATGAAAAGAACTGAGTCGTTTATTCGATGGATGAGCTTATTTCGAATTTCCCCTGAGCAAATCAGGCCCGTTCTGGAAGTGCGTCGTGAGTACTTGGAAGATGTTTATCAAAAAATCATGAAGCAGTACGGAGATATTGAAACGTATTTAAAAGAAGGGTGCGATATTCCGAGAAGTTGTTTAGAAGAGCTGAAAAGAAAGTTTCTTTCATCCAGCGAAGGCCAATAACAAAGCAAAAAGAAGCCGAACTCCATTTGAGTTCGGCTTCTTGTGATTTCTATTACTGTTCAAGCTCTACTTTTTCGTTGACGGCTTGTGGCTTAAACGCAGAAATTAGGATCACAATTCCGCTGATGATTCCAATCCATACAAGTATGGATAGTGGACCATCCCACGTGATGCTCTTTCCAAAAAAGAAGAGATCTCGTAACCCTTCAATCATGAATCGCATTGGCAACCATGAATAAATCCAGTCTCTGTAAAAAGAAGACATCATTTCTGGAGGCAGTGAAAGCAAAGGTGCTCCAAAGAAAAGCATTAGGGCAAATAAGGGTATTCCTTTTATGCCTACTAGTGAAAGAACGGCCGAAATCATTAAAATGAAACTAAAGGACGTAATCGTTAAGAATAAGGCTGCGTCTGTAAACTGTGGAATATGGAAACCAACCATGTGAGCAGCTAACCAGGTTAAGCTAAATCCAATTACAAGTGCTATGAAAGCGCCCATGAATAGTTGGATTAATTTAGCTTTTACAACATCTTTACGGTTTCTAGCCTTTAATTTACGAGTTGCGATGAAAAGAATAGCGGCACTTGCTAGGCAAGCAATCCATAAGGGTTGAAACAAAGAGATTGGAGAATTGCCGTTTGCGCTATTTTTGCCGGTTTCGTGAACATTTTTCATCGTTTTACCAATCGGGTTCGCGAACAGTTCAACTTGCTTTGGCGTTAACGTTGCCCCTTGTTTTTCTAATTCAGTAATGAGCTGAGTGCGTACAGTTGTGTTTATCTGATCAACTACATTGTTTACTATTTGTCCTGCAGCTGTGGATGCCATCGTGTTCATCCCTTGATTAATAAAAACCTCTAATTTAGCTGTTTCCGGGGCAGGTGTCTTGAAAGAAGCTTGCTTTGCGCTGAAGTCTTTAGGAATGACGAGTGCTGCGTAATAGTCTCGATTTTCCAATCCTTTTTGCATATCATTTTCATTTTCTTCAACAATCCACTTCACAGCCGGTTCACTTTCAGCTGTAGCTTTTGAGCTTTTTATCACCATGTCTACAACTTTCTGTCCCATATTTACCTCGGGTTGATTAGGGAGCTGAATTCCTTCATCTGCGTTCACAATCGCGATCGGTAAGTTCTTAAGTTCAGGCTGAACGGATGGATATAATGTTTGTAAAAAAATAAAGATAATGCCAAACACAATAAGAGGTGAAAATAAGAGCAGTTTGTTCTTAAACATGTTTCTTCCTCCTTACACTTTTGATAAAATAATGAACAACCTGTTGTTTATTATGATTCTATTCGAATTCTATACTTTGTATGAGGCGTCATCAATAATCAAAATTCAAGGATGTGTTGGTTACGGGACACTACTTAGCAATCTGTTGGATAAAATAAAGGGGGACATACGATGAAAAATCAGCATTTGGACTTACGAATTGTTCGGACAAGAGAATCTATCAAAAATGCATTCATTGAATTGATTGAGGAAAAAGGGTTCGACGCTATTTCAGTGAAAGATATCACAACGAGAGCCAACATCAATCGAGGCACATTCTATGCGCATTATGAGGATAAATTTGATTTAATGAAGAAATGTGAAGATGAAGTAATGCTAGAGCTTTCAACTATTGTAAAAGAGAACTTCCCAAGCGTTGTTGCTTCTCTAGAGAAAGATTCACCAATAGCAGTTCCGTCTACCATTGCAATCGTAATCTTTGAATATCTAAACAAAAACAGTAGTTTCATGAGAGCGTTATTAGGTCCAAACGGAGATTTATCTTTTCAGACGAGGTTAAAAAAGTTTATGTGGAAAGAAATCTTTGAAAATGAAGCCTTTGACTTTGTTCGGAAAGAAAATTTTCTTGTTCCAGGAGACTACTTGGCTTCTTACATAGCTTCTGCGCATATTGGAGTAATCCAACAGTGGCTTAATAGCGGCCGAAAAGAATCGCCAGAAGAAATGGCTAAAATCTTTTCAATCATTACTTTTAACGGTCCTTTTTTTGCTGCTGGTTTGAAAAAATAAGGTGCCAGAAGGTCTATCTAAGAAGGATCTTCATCTCAAAAAAGCTAAACTGCTGTTAGTTTAGCCTTTTTTTAAAAGATGTTTAATCGGTTAGCCGAAAGATGCAACCCCTCTTTCAAAAGCAGCTAAATGATTGACAGATGCGTTTCGTAGCTGTGAAAAGACCGTTCGTGCATCACTTGGAATATCGTATGTTAAAAAGCGTTCGTACATCTTAATATTATCAATCTCTGCTTGAACACCTGCTGAATATGCAGCTTTGAGGTTTGCTGGAGTTTTGACAAGGTCTTGAGAAGTATCATCAGGAATCGGTGCTTGGTAGCGATCAAATAGTGGCAGTAGTGCATCAATATGGCGTAGTTCCGCTTCCTTGATTTGAACGAATGTTCGTACGGGCCCAAACGTTTGAATAACGTTATTATATCTAGACTGAGCTAGGTACTCGTCTTGAAGTGCATATGTCAGCATTTCTGATAACGATAGCGATGGTGCATTTAATGCCCCTTTAGCACCGTAATTATCAAGCTGCCTTTGAGACGAAGAGGGCTTTGGGTTTTTCATAAAATATAAGAACCATACGGCGTGATTCTGCTCATCTGAGGCTGCTCGTCGAAAACGATCTTTTATCGTAAGGTCTTGCGCTTTGTCTGAAATATCTAAGTAAGAATCCACAGCTTCTTGCTCGTCTTTAAACGCAAACTCAATGCCATCTTTATAATTGTTGGGACATTGTTCAGTGATTTGATAAGAGGGCTGTCTTCCAGCTAACGCTATATAAATTCTGGTGAACTCTTCAAGGTGTCGTTTTTCATCTTTTTGAATTTCACGTATTTTGTTGCGCTCTTCTTTTGTCGGTGCTAGGTTAGCTAACTTTTCGTAGCACGAAATAGCACTATACTCTGCATTGATAGCTTTTTGAATATCGCTTAAAAGCTTTGTATCTGAGGTGTTTCGATAAAAATCATGAAAGTATGAATACATAGATTGTCCTCCTTGTATTTGCAATTCATACATTTTATGTATGTAAAGCGGGCTAGTGTGCATGACTATGTTCTAAGACGTAATGATTAGTTAATTCGTATGATGTTTTTTTCTAATGCTTAATGCCTTTTTCCTGTTTTTACATATCATCCATAATTTTCAATTTATGAATGATATACTTTTTAAGTTAAGAAAAAACGGACGAGTGAGGCGAACAAGATGAAGAAATGGTTACTTGTAACAGCTGCAAGCTTACTACTAGCAGCTTGCGGTAAAGACGAGAGTGCAGAACAAGCGAAAGAAACAGCGGCTGCGGAAGAGCAAAAGAATGAAGAAAAAATAGAAAAAGAAGCTGAAAAGGAAAATTCAAAAGAAGAAACCTCAAAAGTGGAACTATCCCAAGAAGAGATGGACCAGCTTCGAATCCCAACGGTTTCAATTGATTCACCATATTACGAAAAAGATCTTACAGAACAAGAACTAGTTGAAAACTATATGGACGAGACGGGAAGGATTTACTTTAGCTTAACGGAAGAGCCAATCCGAACAATTGTCAGCAGTACGTCATCTTCAAAGATTTCAAACATCACAAACTACAGTGATGTGTTTATTAATCCAGAAAGCCAACAAGCATATCAGCTTCAAAATCAAGCCGAAAGGGATCAAATCTATAAATTAATTTTAGCCAATCAGCCAACGCAGCTTAAAGGCACGGATCCTTCTGAATATAGGTCATGGGAACAAGCGACGAACTTAGAGCGAGGCATGATGCAGATGCTTTATTTAGTCGGACCGACAATGAATGATATTAAAACTACGATGGACCGTGACTTATATGATCACCCGGCGTTTGTAGTAGGACAAGAAGAGCTAGAAAAATTAGGTGCACCGCTTGTTTTTGTACCGGCTCCGCAAACTCCGCTAGACTATGAGCTTTTTGAAAACATGAAAATGGTTCAAGCAATGTGGGGACAGGTAGGTAAATTTGAGAATCCTGCTGAAAATAAAGCGGAATTTGAAAAGGTATATGCTCAAGCTAGACAAGAAACGAACAATTTATTCGCGCGCATTAACTATGCGTTAACGGAAGACGGCTTTGGTGAATAAGCAAATTTGATTTATCAAAAACAAAAGCTGAACCTCATGTAGGCTCAGCTTTTTGTGTTGACACTTTTTAAGTAAAGCAAAGATTACTTAATGGAAAAACCTTCGTCTTCTTTCATGCCAGTTCGATCTTTGAACTCATCAAGCAGATCGCGTACTTCATCAGTTGTTTCTGTGCTCATCAGTAAGTTTCGTAACTCACTTGCACCTCGGAATCCACGAACGTAGATTTTGAAGAAGCGACGAAGCGGTTTAAATGGACGTGGCTCTAATTCTTTCGAATATTTATCGTGAAGATCTAGCTGCAAACGAAGAAGGTCTAATAGCTCTTCGCTTGTATGCTCTTTCTTTTCTTTTTCGAACGCGAATGGATTATGGAAGATTCCGCGTCCAATCATAACTCCATCAATACCGTACTTCTCCGCAAGCTCCAAGCCTTGTTGACGGTCAGCAATGTCACCGTTAATCGTAAGAAGCGTATGAGGCGCAATTTCATCACGAAGTTTTTTGATTTCTGGGATCAGCTCCCAGTGTGCGTCCACGTCACTCATTTCTTTTTTCGTACGAAGGTGGATAGATAGGTTAACGATATCTTGTTCTAAAATATGCTTTAACCAGTCGTACCACTCGTCGACTTTTGTATAGCCAAGGCGCGTTTTTACGCTGACAGGAAGTCCGCCAGCTTTAGCCGCTTGGATAATCTCTGCCGCAACGTCTGGACGACGAATTAAGCCAGATCCTTTTCCGTTTCCTGCAACGTTTTGTACAGGACAGCCCATATTAATATCGATGCCGCGGAAGCCCATTTCAGCCATGCCGATACTCATTTGACGGAAGTATTCAGGCTTGTCTCCCCAAATATGCGCAACGATTGGCTGCTCATCTTCAGTGAACGTTAGACGTCCTTTTACGCTATCTTTTCCTTTCGGATGGCAGTAGCTTTCCGTATTCGTAAACTCTGTAAAAAACACATCAGGTCGAGCTGCTTCTGTCACCACGTGACGGAAAACAACGTCCGTTACGGCTTCCATTGGCGCCAAAATAAAGAACGGACGAGGCAGCTCATGCCAAAAATTATCTTTCATTTTATATCTAAACCCTTTCCTTAAAGGGAAACGTGTTCCCGAAATTAAAAAGTGAAATGATTGTTAGAGAGCTGATTTCTACTATAGAAGAAATTCAACACTATATACTTTAATAGTATTAAATAAAAAGTGCAAGGGAACGGGGTATCTTGTTGTGCTGGAAATTGTTATTTAAATCGTTTTGTGGTTCTGATGAAAAGGAAAATGATTGAATTCCCTATAAATATTTTATAAAATTAAATAGCGCACAATTTTTATAAAGGGGGAAGCGAATGTGGAGACTTTGTACGACTTGACGGTAAAAAAGACAAATGGCGAAGAACAAGCATTAAAGAAGTATGAAGGCAAAGTAGTGCTCATTGTGAACACGGCTAGTCACTGCGGTTTGGCAGGTCAGTTTAAAGAACTACAAGAGCTATATGACAAATACAACGAACAAGGCTTAGAAATCTTAGGTTTTCCATGCGGTCAATTTAACAACCAAGAGTTCGATAATATTAATGAAACAACGCAGTTCTGCCAGCTGAATTACGGCGTAACTTTCCCGATGTTTGCGAAGGTTGATGTGAACGGAGAGAATGAAGACCCGCTGTTTACGTTTTTAAAGAATCAAAAAAAGGGTCTCCTATCTAAAAACATCAAGTGGAACTTTACAAAGTTTCTTGTTGATAAGAAAGGCCGTGTCTTAGAGCGCTATGCGCCAACTGTGGAGCCGAAAAAGATTGAGAAAGAAATTGTGAAGCAGTTAGCGCTGTAGAGAAAGATTAAAAGGAGCTTAGGTATCTAAGCTCCTAAAATATTACTGTCCGTCCGTAAGAGGATATAGCTCATACTCCCACTGATGCGTACATTCCTCTAACATATAATATCCGCGTTCTTCGTTGCGTACAATCCGGGAGCACTGCTGTCTGGGTATTGGCCCTTCGTCACCATCGCTTACAACATCAATCCAACGCTGACCGGCTTTTTTATCATACCGGGTGATGAAATCCATCCCGTTAATGGTTATTGTCTCTCCGTCACTGTTGCTTTTTGCTTTCAGTATGAAATTCTCTATTTCTTTTGTACTGACTGACGATGAAGAAGAGGCTAAATACACATCTTTTGCTCCTTTCCATGAGTTAAACCGGACAATATCTTTGGAAACCCATGTTGGATTATGGGCTCCTAATGCTGCCTTAGCTCCTTCTTCAACAGGATATTCGGGTCCTCTCACCATAAATTCCACCGATTGATTGTCGAGAAGCTTACCAATTACTCCAAATCGTGTTTTATAAAAGTGATAAAAATACGTTGTCTCACCTAGAGTAACGTGACGATACTCAATTACAAGAGATTGTTTGTGACTGGGAGAATCAATCTTTGTATAGTCATAATCCATGAACAAGACCATAAACCCATGTATAAATAAGGCCGGAATTCCAACGATTAGTCCTAAACCAACCCACAGCTTTTTGTTAACAAAAAACAGCACGATGATATTGATGACTAAAGGAATGAGATAACCTGTGGGTTTTAAAAAGAGCAAAAAATAGCCTGATAGATGCATAGATGTTAGTCCTAAGTCCATTACGAACAGAAAAATCAGTAGCCATTTCGCTTTTATCATTTTGTTTCCTCGTTTCCATGTATGAAATGCATTAAAACATTTAGAATGATTTTAGCATAGGATTAACAAATTGTGGGAAGTTGTTTGAGGGTAAAGAGGTTGATGATAGTTTATAAGATAGATACTTTAACTCTTACTGTTTACCAAAAACCCCTTGATCCACCCCGTCCAAACCC from Bacillus sp. 1780r2a1 encodes the following:
- a CDS encoding PLP-dependent aminotransferase family protein, whose protein sequence is MPVNSFEHYPMSWKPDRSSLKRPYYQSLAHLLEEDITNGFLAPGTKLPPQRELADFLDLNFTTITRAYKICEMKGLIYAVTGSGTFISPNATRSITISADRLTCNIDLGFVASFERTSPYLKEVLSTVMEKRYFDQLLNYNDPTGIPHQKMAAVNWMENLGVNASPEQVSIVSGAQNALAISLTALFEPGQKIATDLYTYSNFIEIAKMYHIQLVPIAGDECGMSPAELEKQCSHTSIHGVFLMPSCCNPTTVMMTDHRKKALASVIKKHDLIIIEDDIYAFFTAGVVTDYKQPMFNLLPEQTVYICSTSKALYSGLRVAYMVYGERFKEKILRAIFNINVKTSSLNAEIVTELILSGKAHDIISKKKQLVQEANDLYFEYFPARKHYEHPLSFFRWLSINPYHNALQLEADLHERGIRIYHSDRFLSGQTTPNKYLRVALSSTNSLEELQVGLRVLKEYLEEKELL
- a CDS encoding branched-chain amino acid transporter permease; translation: MTITQQVIMIIMVVLGTMITRFLPFLLFPANKPTPKYVQYLGVVLPAAVIGLLVVYSLKDISFISGSHGLPEMLAVGFVVLLHAWRGSMLLSIGGGTLLYMGLIQLVF
- a CDS encoding DUF3533 domain-containing protein, producing MFKNKLLLFSPLIVFGIIFIFLQTLYPSVQPELKNLPIAIVNADEGIQLPNQPEVNMGQKVVDMVIKSSKATAESEPAVKWIVEENENDMQKGLENRDYYAALVIPKDFSAKQASFKTPAPETAKLEVFINQGMNTMASTAAGQIVNNVVDQINTTVRTQLITELEKQGATLTPKQVELFANPIGKTMKNVHETGKNSANGNSPISLFQPLWIACLASAAILFIATRKLKARNRKDVVKAKLIQLFMGAFIALVIGFSLTWLAAHMVGFHIPQFTDAALFLTITSFSFILMISAVLSLVGIKGIPLFALMLFFGAPLLSLPPEMMSSFYRDWIYSWLPMRFMIEGLRDLFFFGKSITWDGPLSILVWIGIISGIVILISAFKPQAVNEKVELEQ
- the csaA gene encoding chaperone CsaA, encoding MANIEDFLKLDLRVGTILDAKPFPEAKKPAIKLEVDFGEEIGVKQSSAQITHRYKPTELLNRQVVAVVNFPPMRIAGFKSEVLVLGGVPGEGDVVLLQPDEKLPNGTKIS
- a CDS encoding AzlC family ABC transporter permease, coding for MSHQEKIRALRAAFPHTLPIFAGFLFLGGAYGIYMNSLGFHPIYPILMSLFIFAGSMEFVAGGLLLATFNPVSALVLTLMVNARHLFYGLSLLEKYSGVGRKKGYLIYGLCDESFSISQATDVPKGIDKGWFFFFITLLNHCYWVLGSALGSIFGSFITFSTEGIEFVMTALFVVIFMEQWKKGKQYHSALIGIGFSSVSLFVFGPNSFIIPAMILILAVLTLIRKPVQKAEVTM
- a CDS encoding DNA-binding protein, yielding MDISFFWFAIGLAALGYFIGDGLKNFGKPKEKTTYLYLIKERDLHYHFSLTEEEMQELLNKYPDAPKIELKGKTYYPYHQFVE
- a CDS encoding TetR/AcrR family transcriptional regulator, with amino-acid sequence MKNQHLDLRIVRTRESIKNAFIELIEEKGFDAISVKDITTRANINRGTFYAHYEDKFDLMKKCEDEVMLELSTIVKENFPSVVASLEKDSPIAVPSTIAIVIFEYLNKNSSFMRALLGPNGDLSFQTRLKKFMWKEIFENEAFDFVRKENFLVPGDYLASYIASAHIGVIQQWLNSGRKESPEEMAKIFSIITFNGPFFAAGLKK
- a CDS encoding DUF2283 domain-containing protein yields the protein MDARITYDTDAKLAYLYLFPASASYQIQETEELEVNPSLLLDIDSEGRIVGIELFGMLAEKIAPLSGAEHIYTMHDEMFSFCLSSQEVHATFVFNGIKFCFADADYQDFVGFDIIDSNLYERPLLMQLVKP
- a CDS encoding tyrosine-protein phosphatase; amino-acid sequence: MNHKFEKLFNFRDVGGVMTENGEKLKEGVLFRSEDLSKLTKQDIETFRQLNIKALCDLRMPSEQKSKVSRVGPGPGMELLSVSIHDKSQEFTHLEFFKFLVSKSTSVDFEKIMRDMYEHMAFGCHDEIKEIICFLSHTSRIPALIHCTGGKDRTGFIAAIIQLYLGVSYETVIAEYLKSNELIAEKMKRTESFIRWMSLFRISPEQIRPVLEVRREYLEDVYQKIMKQYGDIETYLKEGCDIPRSCLEELKRKFLSSSEGQ